In Desulfosalsimonas propionicica, one DNA window encodes the following:
- a CDS encoding helix-turn-helix domain-containing protein, with protein sequence MTEKSLYTYPVLCFAAFVFWLVSVPMDGPLAGAAGVANASAAFLPIHVAALLLLGLFCPRQAFFRLVPAGCLATAVLTLLLFFKPSAGSWILACMGASGAVVAIAACVTLCQSPVPLLCAAAGLVMGNLLVLPVLLRPLDSFWIFAAVAVFLLAIPVLAAHLPDPEPMEMPDETGPWHYLPFILLFKVICGLMYVIVMPAYHQEAAFPGFEMLFYVAAVFGAYRLTRINRDLALIGGVVLGMAAFTIMQTAPGLFSANAGMFALQAATGMVDLVLIAVLLDLADPVRAFGIGLAIVCTGIAAGELMGRYFAGMTGAIAMTGHFVLNLSVLVLYFLGRYGYISSAGSAQTPGLAETKPGPAAVAEAGPAAPVPDPGRDRPGSAAGEDEVEKKMPRYLRMLLSEREYLVLKKVLAGKTYRQTALELALSESTVKTYMHRVYEKMGVSGKKKLFEKLSNL encoded by the coding sequence ATGACAGAAAAATCACTGTATACATATCCGGTGTTGTGCTTTGCCGCTTTTGTGTTCTGGCTGGTTTCCGTGCCCATGGACGGACCCCTTGCCGGGGCTGCAGGTGTAGCCAACGCCTCTGCGGCCTTTCTGCCCATTCATGTGGCGGCTTTGCTGCTTCTTGGGCTTTTCTGCCCCCGGCAGGCGTTTTTCCGGCTGGTGCCGGCCGGCTGCCTGGCGACTGCTGTGCTGACCCTGCTGCTTTTTTTTAAACCCTCTGCAGGGAGCTGGATCCTGGCCTGTATGGGTGCAAGCGGGGCCGTGGTGGCCATTGCGGCATGTGTGACACTTTGCCAAAGTCCGGTGCCCCTGTTGTGCGCAGCCGCGGGCCTTGTGATGGGCAATCTGTTGGTTTTGCCGGTTTTGCTGCGGCCGTTAGACAGTTTTTGGATTTTTGCGGCAGTGGCTGTGTTTTTGCTTGCCATACCCGTGCTTGCTGCTCACCTGCCGGATCCGGAACCAATGGAAATGCCCGATGAAACCGGCCCGTGGCATTACCTGCCGTTTATCCTTTTGTTTAAAGTGATATGCGGGCTGATGTATGTCATTGTGATGCCGGCCTATCACCAGGAGGCCGCATTTCCGGGTTTTGAGATGCTTTTTTACGTTGCAGCCGTCTTTGGGGCATACCGGCTTACCCGTATCAACCGGGATCTTGCCCTGATAGGCGGAGTGGTGCTGGGAATGGCGGCATTTACCATCATGCAGACCGCTCCGGGTTTGTTTTCTGCCAACGCCGGCATGTTTGCCCTCCAGGCGGCCACCGGGATGGTGGATCTGGTATTGATTGCGGTTCTGCTGGATTTGGCCGATCCGGTGCGTGCCTTTGGCATCGGCCTGGCCATTGTCTGTACCGGAATTGCCGCTGGTGAGCTCATGGGCCGCTATTTTGCCGGCATGACAGGCGCCATTGCCATGACAGGCCATTTTGTGCTCAACCTTTCTGTGCTGGTTCTTTATTTCCTCGGCCGTTACGGATATATTTCCAGTGCCGGTTCGGCTCAAACGCCGGGCCTGGCAGAAACAAAGCCCGGGCCGGCTGCGGTTGCGGAAGCAGGGCCGGCGGCACCGGTTCCGGACCCGGGCAGGGACCGGCCGGGTTCTGCGGCCGGTGAGGATGAAGTTGAAAAAAAGATGCCCCGGTATCTCCGGATGCTTTTATCCGAGCGGGAATATCTGGTGCTCAAAAAAGTGCTGGCCGGAAAAACTTACCGCCAGACCGCCCTGGAACTGGCGCTTTCCGAATCCACGGTAAAAACCTACATGCACCGTGTTTATGAAAAAATGGGGGTCAGCGGAAAAAAGAAGCTGTTTGAAAAACTCAGCAATCTGTAG
- the glnD gene encoding [protein-PII] uridylyltransferase, translating into MTAYTEKKQVSDPAVVLKQARQHLFSSAMEWEPSEFIRAHAELFDAYFRQCFAASRVGPQLAINRNPYAVIALGGYGRAEQCVFSDVDLLLLFEKSVPEEAEELVREYVYPLWDLGLDVGYAIRSLRECVKMAKEDLEVLTAVLDARFLCGISSVYADLTAQVRDRVLCRAPHKIIRSLVDRNRQRHDHYGDSAFLLEPNLKEGAGGLRDYHTMRWIGRIRFDLKELRDLEYHGAISSAEYENLAGAVEFIWKVRNRLHYFTGRKCDQLYFNYQLRLAEEMGLVEKDGQMPVERLMSELHAKMGYVKKQLLLFLFELGFEKPSRRSFGFRRHPEIPGIEISRGGLDFKSSSRIVKSPELLIQIFEASARLRMPLTREAGRLVREFGYLADDKFRGNPTVRRAFENILLTPAKPVNVLEQMLETGFLVRLIPEFGGIVDRIQFDAYHLYPVDRHSLRTVYFIKSFGDSPPDGVDPLCIRVYNGLKRKQLLLLAALLHDIGKAGAEGKHSITGAQMAKDIVAGMGYGPKEVELICFLIENHLLLVKTASRRDIHDEETAIRTARQIGHVNRLKMLYLLTVADSMATGPKAWNDWTATLVRDFFLKILRILEKGELATTGAVRRVEKKKAYVRQAVDFPDTDVESLLNILSPRYLLYTEARDVVSHLNLYRQLQGNEYVWEITPDETSNTRTVVVCAKDRPGLFSKISGVFTLSGIDVLNAQVFTWKNNVALDIFTVTPPPDEIFEAERWQRAGRDLESALAGRLDLGTALAQKPVREAKQEVSGRPNRVVIDNDSSSFYTIVEVFAYDFPGLLYRITDALTRSGLDIWVAKIATKVDQVVDVFYVRDDQGNKVEDAGQVEDIRRQVLSVLP; encoded by the coding sequence TTGACCGCATACACAGAAAAAAAACAGGTATCCGATCCGGCGGTGGTTTTAAAACAGGCCCGGCAACATCTGTTTTCATCAGCCATGGAATGGGAGCCTTCAGAATTTATCCGCGCCCATGCAGAGCTGTTTGACGCTTATTTCCGGCAGTGCTTTGCCGCCAGCCGGGTGGGACCGCAGTTGGCCATCAACCGCAACCCGTATGCGGTCATTGCCCTGGGTGGATACGGCCGTGCCGAGCAATGCGTGTTTTCAGACGTGGATCTGCTGCTTTTGTTTGAAAAGTCCGTGCCTGAAGAAGCCGAGGAACTGGTCAGGGAATACGTTTATCCCCTGTGGGATCTGGGCCTGGACGTGGGCTATGCCATCCGCTCTCTGCGCGAATGCGTGAAGATGGCCAAAGAGGATCTGGAAGTGCTTACCGCAGTGCTGGATGCCCGGTTTTTATGCGGCATTTCATCCGTATACGCGGACTTGACCGCCCAGGTACGGGACCGGGTGCTTTGCCGGGCCCCGCATAAGATCATCCGCTCATTGGTGGACCGCAACCGGCAGCGACATGATCATTACGGGGACTCCGCCTTTTTGCTGGAGCCCAATTTAAAAGAGGGCGCCGGCGGGCTGCGCGATTATCACACCATGCGCTGGATCGGCCGGATCAGGTTTGATTTGAAGGAATTGCGGGACCTGGAATATCACGGGGCAATTTCCAGCGCTGAATATGAAAATCTGGCCGGCGCCGTGGAATTCATATGGAAGGTGCGAAACCGGCTTCATTACTTTACCGGCCGCAAGTGCGATCAGCTCTATTTCAACTACCAGCTAAGGCTGGCAGAGGAAATGGGCCTTGTGGAAAAAGACGGCCAAATGCCGGTGGAACGGCTTATGAGCGAGCTGCACGCAAAAATGGGGTATGTCAAAAAACAGCTCCTGCTGTTTTTGTTTGAGCTCGGGTTTGAAAAACCATCCCGCCGCAGCTTTGGATTTCGCCGGCATCCGGAAATTCCCGGCATTGAAATCAGCCGAGGGGGACTGGATTTCAAATCCTCGAGCCGGATTGTCAAATCTCCGGAACTGCTGATCCAGATTTTTGAGGCCAGCGCCCGACTCCGCATGCCCCTGACCCGGGAGGCCGGGCGCCTGGTGCGGGAATTCGGATACCTGGCAGACGACAAATTCCGGGGCAATCCCACGGTTCGCCGGGCGTTTGAAAATATTCTGCTCACTCCGGCAAAGCCGGTCAACGTCCTGGAGCAGATGCTGGAAACCGGGTTTCTGGTGCGCCTGATTCCCGAATTTGGGGGGATCGTGGACCGGATTCAGTTTGATGCCTATCATCTCTATCCCGTGGATCGCCACAGCCTGCGCACGGTTTATTTTATCAAGTCTTTTGGCGACAGCCCGCCCGATGGTGTGGATCCTTTGTGCATTCGGGTTTATAACGGTCTTAAGCGCAAGCAGTTGCTGCTTTTGGCAGCCCTGCTCCACGATATCGGCAAGGCCGGGGCAGAGGGGAAGCATTCCATTACCGGCGCGCAAATGGCCAAAGACATCGTGGCCGGCATGGGCTACGGTCCCAAAGAAGTGGAGCTGATCTGTTTTTTGATTGAAAATCATCTGCTGCTGGTTAAAACCGCCAGCCGGCGGGATATTCACGACGAGGAAACCGCCATCCGAACAGCCCGGCAGATCGGTCATGTCAATCGTCTGAAAATGCTTTACCTGCTGACCGTGGCCGATTCCATGGCCACGGGACCAAAGGCCTGGAATGACTGGACTGCCACCCTGGTGCGCGATTTTTTTTTAAAGATCCTGCGGATACTGGAGAAAGGCGAGCTTGCCACCACGGGTGCGGTGCGCCGGGTGGAGAAGAAAAAGGCCTACGTGCGCCAGGCTGTGGATTTTCCGGATACGGATGTTGAATCTTTGCTCAATATTCTTTCGCCCAGGTATCTGCTCTATACCGAGGCCCGGGATGTCGTGTCCCATTTAAACCTTTACCGGCAGCTGCAAGGCAATGAATACGTATGGGAGATCACCCCGGACGAGACCTCCAATACCCGAACCGTGGTGGTTTGTGCAAAGGACCGGCCCGGTCTGTTTTCCAAAATTTCCGGGGTCTTTACCCTAAGCGGTATTGATGTGTTAAATGCCCAGGTTTTTACCTGGAAAAACAATGTGGCCCTGGATATTTTCACCGTTACCCCGCCGCCGGATGAAATCTTTGAGGCTGAGCGCTGGCAGCGGGCCGGACGGGATCTGGAGTCTGCTTTGGCCGGCCGGCTGGATCTGGGCACGGCTTTGGCGCAAAAGCCGGTTCGGGAGGCAAAGCAGGAAGTCTCCGGCCGGCCCAACCGGGTGGTGATTGATAATGACAGTTCCAGTTTCTACACCATTGTTGAAGTTTTTGCCTATGATTTTCCCGGTCTTTTGTACCGGATTACGGATGCGCTGACCAGAAGTGGTCTGGATATATGGGTTGCCAAGATTGCAACCAAGGTTGATCAGGTCGTGGATGTCTTTTATGTCCGCGACGACCAGGGCAATAAGGTGGAAGATGCCGGCCAGGTGGAAGACATCCGGCGGCAGGTGCTTTCCGTGCTGCCCTGA
- a CDS encoding ammonium transporter, producing MKKVLNALLLLLLPAAPAFAGQQADSGDTAWVIVATALVMMMTPAGLALFYGGMSRYKNLLNTLAMTFVAYCLASVIWVMWGYSLAFGPSAGGIVGGLDYLFLAGIGPESVSGTIPTLVFVVFQMTFAAITVALVLGAIVDRMKFSAWIVFAVLWLTVVYSPVAHWVWGGGWMHTMGALDFAGGNVVHINAGVAGLVLSMMVGKRLGYGKDAMFPSSITLTALGAALLWFGWFGFNAGSQLAADGVAASAFMVTNTSAAMGALAWMFAEWFANDRPTVLGIASGVVAGLVAITPAAGYVNLPAALVIGAVAGMLGFYSVARLKQKLGYDDSLDAFGVHGVCGMWGALATGIFANPAITEGAAGLLYGNPMQVVIQVVSIVATVAFSAAATFVVVIVTRAVTRGLRVEADSEITGLDNAIHGERAFEITG from the coding sequence ATGAAAAAGGTTCTAAACGCATTGCTTCTGCTGCTGTTGCCCGCTGCCCCGGCATTTGCCGGCCAGCAGGCGGACAGCGGGGACACCGCCTGGGTTATTGTGGCAACAGCCCTGGTGATGATGATGACCCCGGCGGGGCTGGCGCTTTTTTACGGCGGCATGTCAAGGTATAAAAATTTGCTCAATACCCTGGCCATGACCTTTGTGGCCTATTGCCTGGCCAGCGTGATATGGGTGATGTGGGGTTACAGCCTGGCCTTTGGCCCGAGTGCGGGCGGAATCGTGGGCGGGCTGGATTATCTGTTTTTGGCCGGCATCGGCCCGGAGAGTGTTTCCGGCACCATCCCCACACTGGTGTTTGTGGTCTTTCAGATGACGTTTGCCGCAATCACCGTGGCCCTGGTGCTCGGTGCCATCGTGGACAGGATGAAGTTTTCCGCCTGGATTGTGTTTGCCGTGCTCTGGCTGACCGTGGTTTACAGCCCCGTGGCCCACTGGGTATGGGGCGGCGGCTGGATGCATACCATGGGCGCCCTGGACTTTGCAGGCGGAAACGTGGTGCATATCAATGCAGGTGTTGCCGGGCTGGTGCTTTCCATGATGGTGGGCAAGCGGCTGGGCTACGGCAAGGATGCCATGTTTCCCTCCAGCATTACATTAACAGCCCTGGGCGCGGCCCTTTTGTGGTTCGGGTGGTTCGGGTTTAATGCCGGCAGCCAGCTGGCTGCAGACGGCGTGGCTGCCTCGGCCTTCATGGTGACCAATACTTCTGCGGCCATGGGGGCGCTTGCCTGGATGTTTGCTGAATGGTTTGCCAATGACCGGCCCACCGTGCTCGGCATTGCCTCGGGCGTTGTGGCCGGCCTTGTTGCCATTACCCCGGCAGCCGGGTATGTCAATCTGCCCGCAGCCCTGGTGATCGGGGCCGTGGCCGGGATGCTGGGTTTCTACAGTGTGGCCAGGCTCAAGCAGAAGCTCGGGTATGACGATTCCCTGGACGCCTTCGGGGTCCATGGCGTATGCGGCATGTGGGGCGCGCTTGCAACCGGCATATTTGCCAACCCGGCCATTACAGAAGGTGCAGCCGGCCTGTTATACGGCAACCCCATGCAGGTGGTCATACAGGTGGTTTCCATAGTGGCCACCGTCGCCTTTTCAGCCGCTGCCACATTTGTGGTGGTGATCGTCACCCGGGCTGTCACAAGGGGACTTCGCGTGGAAGCAGACAGCGAAATCACCGGGCTCGACAATGCCATCCACGGCGAGCGGGCCTTTGAAATTACCGGTTAA
- a CDS encoding P-II family nitrogen regulator gives MKKIEAIIKPFKLDDVRQALNDIGIQGMTITEVKGYGRQKGHKEIYRGAEYLVDFMPKIKLEIVVPADRAREVIDTVRSAANTGKIGDGKIFVIPLEGVIRVRTGEADNEAI, from the coding sequence ATGAAAAAAATAGAAGCCATCATCAAGCCGTTTAAACTCGACGATGTCAGACAGGCCTTAAACGATATCGGCATCCAGGGCATGACCATTACCGAGGTTAAGGGCTACGGCCGCCAGAAAGGCCACAAGGAGATTTACCGGGGCGCGGAATATCTCGTGGATTTCATGCCCAAAATCAAGCTTGAAATCGTGGTGCCCGCAGACCGGGCCCGGGAGGTGATCGACACGGTGCGTTCTGCGGCCAACACCGGAAAGATTGGTGACGGCAAGATCTTTGTGATTCCCCTGGAAGGCGTGATCCGGGTGCGTACCGGCGAGGCGGACAACGAGGCCATATAA
- the glnA gene encoding type I glutamate--ammonia ligase: MKQPKDVLEMIQQENIRVVDIRFMDFPGIWQHFTVPVSEMSEDSFEDGYGFDGSSLRGWQPINASDMLVVPDASTARIDPFYEEKTLVLIGNIVDPVTREAYSRDPRHVAQKAENYLKQSGIGDTAFIGPEAEFFIFDDVRFDSQRNKAFYMVDSEEGVWNTGREENPNLAYKPRHKEGYFPVPPMDKGQDIRTDMMLALEDLGIDVECQHHEVATAGQAEIDMRFKPLMEMGDQLVWFKYVLKNVGHQYNKTVTFMPKPLFEDNGTGMHTHVSIWRDGVPLFAGDKYAGLSQEALYAVGGILRHCKALCAFTNPTTNSYKRLVPGFEAPVNLAYSSRNRSAAVRIPMYSASPKAKRIEFRTPDPSCNGYLAFSAILMAVIDGIENKIDPGDPMDKNIYDLPPEELAQIDSAPGSLEEALQGLADDHAFLLKGDVFTKDVVERWIEYKMEKEVNAIKLRPHPHEFFLYYDI, from the coding sequence ATGAAACAGCCAAAAGACGTACTGGAGATGATTCAGCAGGAAAACATACGGGTGGTGGACATCCGGTTCATGGATTTTCCCGGCATATGGCAGCATTTTACCGTACCGGTCAGCGAAATGAGCGAGGACTCCTTTGAGGACGGCTACGGGTTTGACGGTTCCAGCCTGCGGGGCTGGCAGCCCATCAACGCAAGTGACATGCTCGTTGTTCCCGATGCCTCCACGGCCAGGATCGATCCCTTCTACGAGGAAAAAACCCTGGTATTGATCGGCAATATTGTGGATCCGGTCACCCGGGAGGCCTACTCCCGGGACCCGCGGCACGTGGCCCAGAAGGCTGAAAATTATCTCAAGCAGAGCGGCATCGGGGATACGGCCTTTATCGGCCCGGAAGCCGAGTTTTTCATTTTTGATGACGTGCGCTTTGATTCCCAGAGAAACAAGGCGTTTTACATGGTGGATTCAGAAGAGGGTGTGTGGAACACCGGCCGCGAGGAAAATCCCAACCTGGCATACAAGCCGCGCCACAAGGAAGGCTATTTCCCGGTGCCGCCCATGGACAAGGGCCAGGATATTCGAACCGACATGATGCTGGCCTTGGAGGATCTGGGCATTGACGTGGAATGCCAGCATCACGAGGTGGCCACCGCCGGTCAGGCAGAAATCGACATGCGCTTTAAGCCGCTGATGGAAATGGGTGATCAGCTGGTATGGTTCAAGTATGTGCTCAAAAACGTGGGCCATCAGTACAACAAGACGGTCACGTTCATGCCAAAACCCCTGTTTGAGGACAACGGCACGGGCATGCACACCCATGTCAGTATCTGGAGAGACGGTGTTCCCCTGTTTGCCGGCGACAAGTACGCCGGGCTTTCCCAGGAGGCGCTTTATGCCGTGGGCGGTATCTTAAGGCATTGCAAGGCGCTGTGCGCGTTTACCAACCCCACCACAAACTCTTACAAGCGTCTTGTGCCGGGTTTTGAGGCGCCGGTGAACCTGGCCTATTCGAGCCGAAACCGCAGTGCTGCGGTGCGGATTCCCATGTACTCGGCATCGCCGAAGGCCAAACGCATCGAGTTCAGGACCCCGGATCCGTCCTGCAACGGGTATCTGGCCTTTTCCGCCATTCTTATGGCGGTCATCGACGGGATTGAAAACAAGATTGATCCGGGCGATCCCATGGACAAAAACATCTATGACCTGCCCCCCGAGGAGCTGGCCCAGATCGATTCCGCCCCGGGCTCCCTTGAAGAGGCTCTGCAGGGTCTTGCAGATGACCACGCGTTTCTGCTCAAGGGCGATGTGTTTACCAAGGATGTAGTTGAGCGCTGGATTGAGTACAAAATGGAAAAAGAGGTCAATGCCATCAAGTTGCGGCCTCATCCGCACGAGTTTTTCCTGTATTACGACATTTAG
- a CDS encoding ammonium transporter, whose amino-acid sequence MKTLLWTTMIWAAALLPAFAGDGPSIESNHAAVGQVQTHADYTWTLVAAILVFFMQAGFAMVEAGFTRAKNSINILMKNLMDFSMGSLVFWAVGFGLMFGVSNTGWFGTSGFFLSGYEPGGDPWVLMFWIFQAVFAATAATIVSGAMAERTRFIGYILYTIFITGLIYPVFGSWAWGGLLDGGGWLEKLGFIDFAGSTVVHSVGGWAALAGAVVLGPRMGKYAKDGSIRPILGHNIPLAGLGVFILWMGWFGFNAGSTTAANTDVALIAVNTALAASAGAVFAMLTSWIKFSKPEVSMSLNGALAGLVGITAGCANVSPTASIVIGAVAGVIVVMSVLFFEKIRVDDPVGAVSVHGVNGAWGTLAAGIFNTGGTSAAIIGVQLLGIAAAFVWTFGAAFILFKLVDMVVGLRVSAEEEREGLDFTEHAGTAYPDFELVSYSGGSLSSYKPQ is encoded by the coding sequence ATGAAAACATTGCTATGGACAACGATGATATGGGCCGCAGCTTTGCTGCCGGCGTTTGCCGGCGACGGCCCTTCAATTGAATCAAACCACGCGGCCGTCGGCCAGGTCCAGACCCATGCGGATTATACATGGACGCTGGTTGCCGCCATTCTGGTTTTCTTCATGCAGGCGGGCTTTGCCATGGTGGAAGCCGGGTTTACCCGGGCCAAAAATTCCATCAACATATTGATGAAAAATCTCATGGATTTTTCCATGGGTTCGCTGGTGTTCTGGGCCGTGGGATTTGGTTTGATGTTCGGGGTTTCTAACACCGGCTGGTTTGGCACGTCCGGGTTTTTCTTAAGCGGTTATGAACCCGGCGGCGATCCCTGGGTGTTGATGTTCTGGATTTTCCAGGCTGTGTTTGCCGCCACCGCCGCCACCATCGTTTCCGGGGCCATGGCCGAGCGGACCCGGTTTATCGGTTATATCCTCTATACCATTTTTATTACCGGCCTGATTTATCCGGTGTTTGGCAGCTGGGCCTGGGGCGGGCTGCTCGACGGCGGCGGATGGCTTGAAAAATTGGGTTTTATCGATTTTGCCGGCTCCACTGTCGTGCATTCCGTGGGCGGGTGGGCCGCGCTTGCAGGGGCCGTGGTGCTGGGCCCCAGGATGGGCAAGTACGCAAAAGACGGTTCAATCCGGCCGATTCTGGGCCACAATATCCCCCTGGCCGGACTGGGGGTATTTATCCTCTGGATGGGCTGGTTCGGGTTTAATGCCGGCTCCACGACCGCGGCCAACACGGATGTGGCCCTGATTGCGGTCAACACGGCCCTGGCCGCATCCGCGGGTGCCGTGTTTGCCATGCTCACTTCCTGGATCAAGTTTTCGAAACCAGAGGTGAGCATGAGTTTAAACGGGGCCCTGGCCGGCCTGGTGGGGATTACGGCCGGGTGCGCCAATGTCTCGCCCACGGCATCGATTGTCATCGGGGCTGTGGCCGGCGTGATCGTGGTCATGTCGGTTTTGTTTTTTGAAAAGATCCGGGTGGACGACCCGGTGGGTGCGGTGTCGGTGCATGGTGTCAACGGTGCCTGGGGAACGCTGGCTGCGGGCATTTTTAATACCGGGGGAACATCTGCGGCCATTATCGGGGTGCAGTTGCTGGGCATTGCCGCCGCCTTTGTCTGGACCTTCGGGGCCGCCTTTATCCTGTTTAAACTGGTGGATATGGTCGTGGGCCTGCGGGTTTCCGCAGAAGAAGAGCGGGAGGGACTCGATTTTACCGAACATGCGGGTACCGCATACCCGGATTTCGAGTTGGTCTCCTATAGCGGGGGGTCTCTCTCTTCATATAAACCGCAGTAG
- a CDS encoding SHOCT domain-containing protein, whose protein sequence is MLGRRPNSDQKFILSHLGVFYALVATIFVIPLLAAVVVVLIKGVFDLRYVILIGGAVLVLGFCIWMVIWGIGFFRKIRQSGDATARDFYEQKAAKEAVELSFFGGLFKVSYKGDAEPGRAGGHLIAADSANGDTPLLNSPEQTDLVSRLQALTELKDAGHIDEQEYRKIKQKLIDSTDN, encoded by the coding sequence ATGCTCGGCCGTCGGCCCAACAGTGACCAAAAGTTTATCCTCTCGCACCTGGGCGTTTTTTATGCCCTGGTAGCCACTATTTTTGTCATTCCTTTGCTGGCGGCCGTGGTGGTGGTGCTCATCAAGGGGGTCTTTGACCTTCGCTATGTGATTTTGATCGGCGGGGCGGTTCTGGTGCTGGGCTTCTGCATATGGATGGTGATATGGGGGATCGGGTTTTTCAGAAAAATAAGACAATCCGGCGATGCCACGGCCAGGGATTTTTACGAACAAAAAGCGGCCAAGGAGGCGGTTGAATTGTCTTTTTTCGGCGGCCTTTTCAAGGTGTCGTATAAGGGGGACGCGGAGCCGGGCCGGGCCGGTGGCCATCTTATTGCCGCAGATTCTGCCAATGGCGACACCCCCTTGTTAAACAGTCCGGAACAGACAGATCTTGTATCCCGGCTCCAGGCACTGACAGAACTCAAAGATGCCGGCCATATTGATGAGCAGGAATACCGGAAGATCAAGCAAAAACTCATTGACAGCACCGACAATTGA
- the nadE gene encoding NAD(+) synthase, producing MQTRKVIDHIVGWLRDYAADAGVNGFVAGISGGIDSAVTSTLCAETGLSVMVVNMPIRQAEDQKSLAKKHAAWLEKYYDNVSGHTTDLTAVLEAFENGLPPEIQGHLTMANTRARIRMTALYAFATHNRMLVAGTGNKVEDFGVGFFTKYGDGGVDISPIADLYKSEVYQLARQLGVMAEIMDAPPTDGLWPDSRSDEDQIGATYDELEWAMAFDAHGGRWPDLTDRQKEVLSIYRSLNRKNRHKMEPIPVAVIPDEFR from the coding sequence ATGCAGACACGCAAAGTCATTGATCATATTGTCGGCTGGCTGCGGGACTATGCCGCAGATGCCGGTGTCAACGGTTTTGTGGCGGGTATTTCCGGAGGCATTGACTCTGCGGTGACATCCACCCTGTGCGCTGAAACCGGGCTTTCCGTGATGGTGGTCAACATGCCCATCCGGCAGGCCGAGGATCAGAAAAGCCTTGCAAAAAAGCATGCCGCCTGGCTCGAAAAATACTATGATAATGTTTCCGGACACACCACAGATCTCACAGCCGTGCTCGAAGCGTTTGAAAACGGCCTGCCCCCGGAAATCCAGGGCCATCTGACCATGGCCAACACCCGGGCCCGGATCCGCATGACAGCACTTTACGCCTTTGCCACTCACAACCGGATGCTGGTGGCCGGAACCGGCAACAAGGTGGAGGATTTCGGGGTCGGTTTTTTCACCAAGTACGGTGACGGCGGCGTGGACATATCCCCCATCGCTGATCTTTACAAATCCGAAGTCTACCAGCTGGCCCGGCAGCTCGGGGTGATGGCAGAAATCATGGACGCCCCGCCCACAGACGGGCTCTGGCCCGACAGCCGGAGCGACGAGGATCAGATCGGGGCCACCTATGATGAGCTGGAATGGGCCATGGCATTTGACGCACACGGCGGCCGGTGGCCGGACCTCACCGACCGCCAGAAAGAGGTCCTGTCCATTTACCGGTCGTTAAACCGAAAAAACCGCCATAAAATGGAACCCATACCCGTGGCCGTGATCCCGGATGAATTCAGATAA
- a CDS encoding L,D-transpeptidase family protein, with translation MRIIADVIALVVVFFAMPGAGFGLEKADMVVVVKSESRLYLKCDGQIISEYHVVFGPEPEGHKLQEGDGKTPEGKYVLDYKNANSDFYKSIHISYPNRADRKRAVRSSVDPGGEIMIHGQKNGAGWLASISKYFNWTQGCIAVSNKAMDEIWQAVDAGTPIEIKP, from the coding sequence ATGAGAATTATTGCAGACGTCATTGCCCTGGTTGTTGTTTTTTTTGCCATGCCCGGGGCCGGCTTCGGGCTTGAAAAAGCCGACATGGTGGTGGTGGTCAAGTCCGAATCCAGGCTGTATCTCAAGTGCGATGGCCAAATCATCAGCGAGTATCATGTGGTTTTCGGTCCCGAACCCGAAGGCCACAAGCTGCAGGAAGGCGACGGAAAAACCCCGGAGGGGAAATATGTGCTGGATTACAAAAACGCAAACAGCGATTTTTACAAATCCATTCACATATCCTATCCCAACCGGGCCGACCGGAAGCGGGCCGTCCGATCCAGTGTGGACCCGGGCGGGGAAATCATGATCCACGGCCAGAAAAACGGGGCAGGGTGGCTGGCCTCCATATCAAAGTATTTCAACTGGACACAGGGCTGCATCGCTGTTTCCAACAAGGCCATGGATGAGATATGGCAGGCGGTTGACGCGGGCACGCCCATTGAAATAAAGCCATAG